A region of Cryptosporangium phraense DNA encodes the following proteins:
- a CDS encoding DUF4395 domain-containing protein, which translates to MSPPLRPASVDPRGPRFAAWVTTVVLAVVLLTGSGWLLAAQTLVFALGAFVGLGAAPYAVLYRTLVAPRLAPPAEREDATPVQFAQGVGFAFALVGTIGYLTGAPLVGVVATAAALIAAFLNAAFGLCLGCLAYLRGRLLIHHLTRHTRRSV; encoded by the coding sequence ATGTCCCCACCTTTACGGCCGGCTTCGGTCGACCCGCGCGGCCCGCGTTTCGCCGCCTGGGTGACGACCGTCGTCCTCGCAGTCGTCCTACTCACCGGCAGCGGCTGGCTCCTGGCCGCCCAGACCCTGGTGTTCGCGCTCGGCGCGTTCGTCGGGCTGGGTGCCGCTCCCTACGCAGTGCTCTACCGGACGCTCGTCGCCCCTCGGCTGGCTCCTCCGGCCGAGCGCGAGGACGCCACCCCGGTGCAGTTCGCTCAGGGTGTCGGCTTCGCGTTCGCGCTGGTCGGCACCATCGGTTACCTCACCGGCGCCCCGCTGGTCGGTGTCGTGGCCACCGCAGCCGCCCTGATCGCCGCGTTTCTCAACGCCGCGTTCGGGCTCTGCCTCGGTTGTCTCGCGTACCTTCGCGGTCGACTGCTAATCCACCACCTCACCCGCCACACACGAAGGAGTGTCTGA
- a CDS encoding Ms5788A family Cys-rich leader peptide: MSSLLTKRRAVDLCRVGSCLCPPA, from the coding sequence ATGAGCTCCCTGCTCACCAAGCGCCGCGCGGTGGACCTGTGCCGCGTCGGTAGCTGCCTGTGTCCCCCGGCCTGA
- a CDS encoding DUF2993 domain-containing protein, with the protein MAERRRRAVGCLTILLVLAIIVCGVGVFADRALANVVEKRLNTAVADNLRNNGTPAAKTDVQVVGFPFITQLLSGDFDGGDVHLTTVKTPEATIDKVDLKLRDVTIPQDVLRGAQPHDITAKTVTGTGQLSVGEIARRFDLKGLKLQSAGSAVRASLPIEVPVVGTVDVSADVTPKLDGNQLTFDVANVSAAGVDVPNSVVRQLTNQFAKPVELALPFAVKLDRVSASNGTLTVYGSAADVPVVK; encoded by the coding sequence GTGGCCGAGAGGCGACGACGGGCCGTCGGGTGCCTGACGATCCTGCTGGTCCTGGCCATCATCGTCTGCGGGGTGGGCGTGTTCGCCGACCGCGCGCTGGCCAACGTGGTCGAGAAGCGGCTGAACACCGCGGTCGCCGACAACCTGCGCAACAACGGCACGCCGGCCGCGAAGACCGACGTCCAGGTCGTCGGGTTCCCGTTCATCACCCAGCTGCTCTCCGGTGATTTCGACGGCGGCGACGTCCACCTGACCACGGTCAAGACCCCCGAGGCGACGATCGACAAGGTCGACCTGAAGCTCCGGGACGTCACGATCCCCCAGGACGTCCTGCGTGGCGCCCAGCCGCACGACATCACGGCCAAGACCGTCACCGGCACCGGACAGCTGTCGGTCGGCGAGATCGCCCGCCGCTTCGACCTGAAGGGGCTCAAGCTGCAGAGCGCCGGCTCGGCCGTCCGGGCCTCGCTGCCGATCGAGGTCCCGGTCGTCGGCACGGTCGACGTCAGCGCCGACGTGACGCCGAAGCTCGACGGCAACCAGCTGACGTTCGACGTCGCGAACGTCAGCGCGGCCGGCGTCGACGTGCCGAACTCGGTCGTCCGGCAACTGACGAACCAGTTCGCGAAGCCGGTCGAGCTCGCGCTGCCGTTCGCGGTGAAACTCGACCGGGTCAGCGCGAGCAACGGCACGCTCACGGTCTACGGCAGCGCGGCCGATGTCCCGGTCGTGAAATAG
- a CDS encoding TlpA family protein disulfide reductase gives MDLGVRVLVLLAVLVVATAGGLVWRARNGRVRSTADEGTHMWEELGIRPEAAAVTLVQFSSAFCAPCRATRRILTDVAGRLPQVQHVEVDAESHLDAVRALDVQSTPTTLLVDRTGRIAGRAVGQPRRDDVLKAIGPFLSDQ, from the coding sequence ATGGACCTCGGGGTGCGGGTGCTGGTCTTACTGGCGGTGCTGGTGGTCGCGACCGCCGGTGGCCTCGTCTGGCGCGCCCGCAACGGCCGGGTCCGCAGCACCGCTGACGAGGGGACGCACATGTGGGAGGAACTGGGCATCCGGCCCGAGGCCGCGGCGGTGACCCTGGTGCAGTTCTCGTCCGCGTTCTGCGCGCCCTGCCGCGCCACCCGCCGGATCCTGACCGACGTCGCCGGGCGCCTGCCCCAGGTGCAGCACGTCGAGGTCGACGCCGAATCCCACCTGGACGCCGTGCGCGCGCTGGACGTCCAGAGCACCCCGACGACGCTCCTGGTGGACCGAACCGGGCGGATCGCCGGGCGGGCGGTCGGGCAGCCCCGGCGGGACGACGTTCTCAAAGCGATCGGCCCTTTCCTCTCAGACCAGTAG
- a CDS encoding sulfurtransferase — MSRESALVSTDWAEKNLNAENTVFVEVDEDTTAYDNGHIPGAIKLDWKTDLQDPVRRDFVNKEQFEALLSSKGIGNDDTVVLYGGNNNWFAAYAYWYFKLYGHEAVKLIDGGRKKWELDGRELVKDVPSRAATSYTAQEQDTSIRAFRDEVVSAIGVQNLVDVRSPDEFSGKLLAPAHLPQEQSQRGGHIPTALNVPWSKAANEDGTFKSDDDLRKLYGEVGLDDSKDTIAYCRIGERSSHTWFVLRELLGHQNVKNYDGSWTEYGSLIGVPIEKDV, encoded by the coding sequence ATGAGCCGCGAGTCCGCGCTCGTCTCGACCGACTGGGCCGAGAAGAACCTCAACGCCGAGAACACGGTCTTCGTCGAGGTCGACGAAGACACCACGGCGTACGACAACGGGCACATCCCCGGTGCGATCAAGCTCGACTGGAAGACCGATCTCCAGGACCCGGTGCGTCGCGACTTCGTCAACAAGGAGCAGTTCGAGGCCCTGCTCTCCAGCAAGGGCATCGGCAACGACGACACGGTCGTGCTCTACGGCGGCAACAACAACTGGTTCGCGGCCTACGCCTACTGGTACTTCAAGCTCTACGGCCACGAGGCCGTGAAGCTGATCGACGGCGGCCGCAAGAAGTGGGAGCTCGACGGGCGCGAGCTCGTCAAGGACGTGCCCTCGCGGGCCGCCACCTCCTACACCGCCCAGGAGCAGGACACCTCGATTCGGGCGTTCCGCGACGAGGTCGTGTCCGCGATCGGCGTCCAGAACCTGGTCGACGTCCGGTCGCCCGACGAGTTCTCCGGCAAGCTGCTCGCGCCGGCGCACCTCCCGCAGGAGCAGTCGCAGCGCGGTGGCCACATCCCGACCGCGCTCAACGTCCCGTGGAGCAAGGCCGCCAACGAAGACGGAACGTTCAAGTCCGACGACGACCTTCGTAAGCTCTACGGCGAGGTCGGCCTGGACGACAGCAAGGACACGATCGCGTACTGCCGCATCGGCGAGCGCTCGAGCCACACCTGGTTCGTGCTGCGCGAGCTGCTGGGCCACCAGAACGTCAAGAACTACGACGGTTCGTGGACCGAGTACGGTTCGCTGATCGGCGTCCCGATCGAGAAGGATGTCTGA
- a CDS encoding alpha/beta hydrolase, producing MIVFVPGFTGHARVAAVRRLVVRLRRRADILVVELRGHGRSEGRSTMGTSEVLDVAAAVEWGRQRGYRRVVTVGFSFGAAVALCHAALRRSPDERVDAVAAVSTPSRSFVRDTPSMRAVHVLVESVPGRIVARTIFKVRLGPVTSDVPPQPLELMPLIAPTPVLLVHGLADHYFPIEHPLALAAAAGDNATVWLEPGFAHAENRLPVALADRLGWWLSEAGVPTAR from the coding sequence TTGATCGTTTTCGTCCCGGGTTTCACCGGGCACGCGCGTGTTGCCGCCGTGCGTCGATTGGTGGTCCGGCTCCGACGCCGTGCCGACATCCTGGTCGTCGAACTGCGCGGCCACGGACGCAGCGAGGGTCGCTCGACGATGGGCACGAGCGAGGTCCTGGACGTGGCCGCGGCGGTCGAGTGGGGACGGCAGCGCGGCTACCGGCGGGTCGTCACGGTCGGGTTCTCGTTCGGCGCGGCGGTGGCGCTCTGCCACGCGGCCCTGCGCCGGAGCCCGGACGAGCGGGTGGACGCGGTCGCCGCGGTGAGCACGCCGTCGCGCTCGTTCGTCCGGGACACCCCGTCGATGCGAGCCGTGCACGTGCTGGTCGAGAGCGTCCCCGGGCGGATCGTCGCCCGCACGATCTTCAAGGTGCGGCTGGGCCCGGTGACGTCCGACGTCCCGCCGCAGCCGCTGGAACTGATGCCGCTGATCGCCCCCACGCCCGTTTTGCTGGTGCACGGCCTGGCCGATCACTACTTCCCGATCGAGCACCCGCTGGCGCTGGCCGCGGCGGCCGGGGACAACGCGACGGTCTGGCTCGAACCCGGCTTCGCCCACGCCGAGAACCGCCTGCCAGTGGCGCTCGCCGACCGCCTGGGGTGGTGGCTCTCGGAGGCGGGCGTCCCGACCGCCCGGTGA